The Musa acuminata AAA Group cultivar baxijiao chromosome BXJ2-2, Cavendish_Baxijiao_AAA, whole genome shotgun sequence genome has a segment encoding these proteins:
- the LOC135605699 gene encoding pathogenesis-related thaumatin-like protein 3.5: MARLVFVLSFLLFLLSGAMAATFTLTNNCEYTVWPGVLSSAGTAPLSITGFALQQGESRSLDVPAAWSGRFWGRTLCAADASGKFSCGTGDCGSGAVECSGSGAAPPATLAEFTLDGSGGMDFYDVSLVDGYNLPMLVVPQGGSGGACSSTGCLVDLNGVCPSDLKVVLPTSEGGSESVACRSACETFGSPQYCCSGDYGNPNTCKPSSYSQFFKNACPRAYSYAYDDATSTFTCASANYLITFCPSTTSQKSSDSNPEAAGIPSSNNSTMIYSSEEVSHATPKVPRVAAALQLAVALALAVVALCLGF, from the exons ATGGCGAGACTTGTGTTCGTTCTCTCGTTCCTTCTCTTCTTGCTGTCAG GGGCTATGGCTGCAACCTTCACCTTGACAAACAACTGCGAGTACACCGTATGGCCGGGCGTGCTTTCGAGCGCTGGCACGGCCCCGCTGTCCATAACGGGATTCGCGTTGCAGCAGGGCGAGTCCCGCAGCCTCGACGTGCCCGCTGCGTGGTCCGGCCGCTTCTGGGGCCGCACCCTCTGCGCCGCCGACGCCAGCGGCAAGTTCAGCTGCGGCACCGGCGACTGCGGGTCCGGCGCGGTGGAGTGCTCCGGCAGTGGTGCTGCCCCCCCCGCCACCCTCGCGGAGTTCACGCTCGACGGCAGCGGTGGGATGGACTTCTACGACGTCAGCCTCGTGGACGGATACAACctgccgatgctggtggtgccgcaGGGCGGCTCCGGCGGTGCCTGCAGCTCCACGGGCTGCCTGGTGGACCTTAATGGGGTCTGCCCGTCGGACCTCAAGGTGGTGCTCCCGACCTCCGAAGGGGGCAGCGAAAGCGTGGCGTGCCGGAGCGCGTGCGAGACCTTCGGGTCGCCGCAGTACTGCTGCAGTGGCGACTACGGGAACCCCAACACCTGCAAGCCGTCTTCCTACTCCCAGTTCTTCAAGAACGCGTGCCCCCGGGCGTACAGCTACGCCTATGACGACGCCACTTCCACTTTTACCTGCGCCTCCGCCAACTACCTCATCACCTTCTGCCCGAGCACCACGAG CCAGAAATCGTCGGACTCGAATCCGGAGGCGGCAGGCATTCCGTCGAGCAACAACAGTACCATGATCTACAGCAGCGAGGAAGTCAGCCACGCCACGCCCAAGGTGCCGCGCGTGGCCGCAGCCCTGCAGCTGGCcgtcgccctcgccctcgccgttgTCGCCTTGTGTCTCGGCTTT